A window of the Lactuca sativa cultivar Salinas chromosome 7, Lsat_Salinas_v11, whole genome shotgun sequence genome harbors these coding sequences:
- the LOC111894942 gene encoding pre-mRNA-splicing factor 38 — MANRTDPSAKSIHGTNPQNLVEKILRSKIYQNTYWKEQCFGLTAETLVDKAMELDHLGGTHGGNRKPTPFICLVMKMLQIQPDKEIVVEFIKNEDYKYVRILGAFYLRLTGTDIDVYRYLEPLYNDYRKLRRKLGDGKYSLTHVDEVIDELLTKDYSCDIALPRIKKRLTIEAIGALEPRKSALEDDFEEEEEKDEDEQPMDTDVGGHEKDYYRGQSPTKERERDRKRDSHRHRDRDVDREYERDYDYERERGRGRDRDRDRDRYRGRDERDYGRERRGGRRRSRSRSRSRSKDRKERGRDDGEERRRRHGRDRDRDRDRDSSGSPRRMQDDVKPAKKKKEKEKEKKKDDGTDHPDPEIAEANRIRASLGLKPLRP, encoded by the exons ATGGCGAATCGTACGGACCCATCTGCGAAAAGCATACATGGAACGAACCCCCAAAACCTCGTTGAGAAGATATTGAGATCCAAAATTTACCAAAACACATATTGGAAGGAGCAGTGTTTCGGTTTGACAGCTGAGACGCTTGTGGACAAGGCCATGGAGTTGGATCACCTCGGCGGCACCCACGGCGGAAATCGCAAACCGACGCCGTTCATCTGCCTCGTCATGAAGATGCTCCAGATCCAGCCTGATAAAGAAATCGTCGTCGAATTCATCAAAAACGAAGATTACAA ATATGTACGAATCCTTGGAGCCTTTTACTTGCGACTTACAGGCACAGATATTGATGTCTACCGGTATCTAGAGCCTTTGTACAATGATTACAGGAAACTGAGACGCAAATTAGGCGATGGAA AATATTCCTTGACACATGTGGATGAGGTTATTGATGAACTCTTGACAAAAGATTATTCCTGTGATATTGCTCTTCCACGCATAAAGAAAAG GCTTACCATTGAAGCAATTGGCGCTTTAGAACCTAGAAAAAGTGCACTTGAAGATGAttttgaggaagaagaggaaaaaGATGAGGATGAGCAACCCATGGATACAGATGTTGGGGGTCACGAAAAG GATTATTATCGCGGACAAAGCCCAACAAAGGAAAGAGAGCGAGATAGGAAACGTGACAGCCATAGACATAG GGACCGAGATGTTGATAGAGAGTATGAGAGAGATTATGATTATGAGCGAGAGCGTGGAAGAGGGCGTGATAGGGACAGAGACAGGGACCGTTATCGTGGGAGAGATGAAAGGGATTACGGGAGGGAGAGACGTGGCGGCAGGAGGAGGAGCCGCTCCCGGAGTAGAAGCCGGAGCAAGGACAGAAAGGAACGGGGTCGGGATGATGGGGAGGAGAGGCGGAGGAGACATGGGCGGGATAGGGATAGAGATAGGGACAGGGACAGCAGTGGTAGCCCTAGAAGGATGCAAGATGATGTGAAACCagccaagaagaagaaagagaaggagaaggagaagaagaaagatgaTGGAACGGATCATCCGGATCCTGAGATTGCAGAAGCTAATAGGATTCGGGCTTCACTTGGTTTGAAGCCTCTCAGGCCATGA